From one Marmota flaviventris isolate mMarFla1 chromosome 1, mMarFla1.hap1, whole genome shotgun sequence genomic stretch:
- the LOC139702334 gene encoding CD209 antigen-like protein E — MSDFKQVRVQQLDPLEEELAASSARGSLSHHALQPPSRAGSSAGCLSSGSALLLLQLLSLMVLAGLLVAVLAQVSRVPSSQGQEQELSKQKVCQELTQLKAGVDRLCRPCPWDWTFFRGHCYFFSKSQRNWNDSVTACQEMRAQLVVIKSAEEQNFLLQTFKNRQHWMGLSDLNEEATWHWVDGSPLSPSLTYWNQGEPNNVGEEDCAEITDSGWNDAKCDAEKFWVCKTSSSSCPNT; from the exons ATGAGTGACTTCAAGCAAGTGCGGGTGCAGCAGCTGGACCCCCTGG AGGAGGAGCTGGCGGCCAGCAGCGCCAGAGGCTCCCTCAGCCACCACGCACTCCAGCCGCCCTCCAGAGCAGGCAGCTCTGCAG gGTGTCTGAGCTCCGGCTCTGCCCTCCTGCTGCTGCAGCTACTCTCCCTCATGGTCTTGGCTGGGCTCCTGGTGGCCGTCCTTGCCCAAG TCTCCAGGGTCCCCAGCTCCCAGGGACAGGAGCAGGAGCTGTCAAAGCAGAAGGTGTGCCAGGAGCTGACCCAGCTGAAGGCAGGAGTCG ACCGCCTGTGCCGCCCCTGCCCCTGGGACTGGACGTTCTTCCGAGGACACTGTTACTTCTTCTCCAAGTCCCAGCGGAACTGGAATGACTCTGTCACCGCCTGCCAGGAAATGAGGGCCCAACTAGTCGTCATCAAAAGCGCTGAGGAGCAG aACTTCCTGCTGCAGACTTTTAAGAATAGGCAGCACTGGATGGGACTGTCAGACCTGAACGAGGAAGCCACATGGCACTGGGTGGATGGGTCACCTCTGTCACCCAG CCTCACGTATTGGAACCAAGGAGAACCCAACAACGTGGGGGAGGAAGACTGCGCGGAGATCACTGACAGCGGCTGGAACGACGCCAAGTGTGACGCTGAGAAATTCTGGGTCTGCaagacctcctcctcctcctgccccaacaCCTGA